A genomic segment from Lignipirellula cremea encodes:
- a CDS encoding RNA polymerase sigma factor, translating into MEENARQQVEPALVAALYVEHSEELKRFLTGVLRDAALAADAMQAAFVAMVERGHEVEQESHKAWLFRVAYHQALALRRRQAVGDRAVQQKAYENQILDSSAAEALACDAPLLRGEQVEAVRAALAELPWEQQQVVRMRIYEEKKFSQIAAELNIPLGTALGRMRTALSKLRARLDPNDL; encoded by the coding sequence TTGGAAGAAAACGCTCGCCAGCAAGTCGAGCCGGCGCTGGTCGCCGCGTTGTATGTCGAACACTCGGAGGAACTTAAGCGTTTCCTCACGGGAGTTCTGCGCGACGCCGCCCTGGCTGCCGATGCGATGCAGGCCGCGTTTGTCGCCATGGTGGAACGGGGTCACGAGGTCGAGCAGGAATCGCATAAAGCGTGGCTCTTCCGGGTGGCTTACCATCAGGCCTTGGCCCTGCGTCGCCGCCAGGCGGTGGGGGACCGGGCGGTTCAACAAAAAGCGTACGAGAACCAGATCCTGGATAGCAGTGCGGCGGAAGCGTTAGCTTGTGACGCACCGCTCCTGCGGGGGGAGCAAGTCGAGGCGGTGCGAGCCGCCCTGGCGGAACTACCCTGGGAGCAGCAGCAGGTGGTTCGGATGCGAATCTATGAAGAAAAAAAGTTCTCGCAAATTGCGGCCGAGTTGAACATTCCCTTGGGAACGGCTCTCGGCCGGATGCGAACGGCTCTTTCAAAATTACGCGCAAGACTCGATCCGAACGACCTCTGA
- a CDS encoding ABC transporter permease subunit, whose product MFVGPVFTREAAVAPRRSRFFLLRSVYVGALLLLMCTGWMVMAGTQIISNIGDMARFGSILFGILAPIQLAFVLFFSALGAASSVAQEKDRKTFILLLMTRMSNSELVLGKLFASLLNIYVMVFAALPIFMLIVLLGGVSFSQVARVYAVTVATALAAGSLGSLLALWREKTFQTLSITALILMFWLGLWEAIGSGAFGESWSGVSTEMLSIAFSPIRAILSAIRPAAGASLGDAAGATWLATARLWFGGVGLFMLFSLLGAVLLNGVAIALVRVWNPTRETRPQQAQAGQESIWGEKPETLDETQKQSRAEQARAGHVDARRGAGERLATRAVWNNPILWREVCTWAYGRKVMIIRAAYLILFLMAAAGLYFVVTTHSGDPGEGLAAIIPPAARPLAPFFLLSLMIINALAVTSITNERDGRSLDLLLVTDLSPSEFVFGKIGGVLWITKEMVLAPLALSIYLYISGGLTGQNLAYLIIGMLVMDLFVTMLGIHCGGIYANSRSAIGVSLGTLFFLFLGVMTCLLIMISFRGSFQTQLAPFLAIILGGGVGLFVSLGARNPSSAIATASLLLPFATFYAITSFLLGQYTPMFLVLVFVYGFTTTALLMPALGEFNMAMGWSRTEQD is encoded by the coding sequence GTGTTTGTTGGACCTGTATTCACTCGGGAAGCCGCGGTAGCTCCGCGCCGCTCACGTTTCTTTCTATTGCGGTCTGTTTATGTGGGCGCCTTGCTGCTGCTGATGTGCACCGGCTGGATGGTGATGGCGGGCACGCAGATCATCTCGAATATTGGGGACATGGCCCGCTTCGGGTCGATTCTGTTTGGCATTCTGGCGCCGATCCAGCTGGCGTTTGTGCTGTTTTTCTCCGCCCTGGGAGCGGCCAGTTCGGTCGCCCAGGAAAAAGATCGGAAAACGTTCATCCTGCTGTTGATGACCCGCATGTCCAACAGCGAACTGGTGCTGGGAAAGCTGTTCGCCAGCCTGCTGAATATCTATGTGATGGTGTTTGCCGCGCTCCCCATTTTTATGCTGATCGTGCTGCTGGGCGGAGTTTCGTTCAGCCAGGTGGCGCGTGTGTATGCGGTCACGGTCGCCACCGCCCTGGCGGCGGGAAGCCTGGGTTCCTTGCTGGCGCTGTGGCGAGAGAAAACCTTCCAGACGCTGTCCATCACCGCCCTGATCCTGATGTTCTGGCTGGGGCTCTGGGAGGCGATCGGCTCGGGAGCGTTTGGCGAATCCTGGAGCGGCGTTTCTACGGAGATGCTGAGCATCGCCTTTTCGCCCATTCGCGCCATCTTGTCGGCCATTCGTCCCGCTGCCGGGGCTTCGCTGGGCGACGCAGCCGGTGCTACGTGGCTGGCGACCGCTCGGCTCTGGTTTGGCGGGGTCGGTCTGTTCATGCTGTTCTCCCTGCTGGGCGCTGTACTCCTTAACGGCGTTGCGATTGCCCTGGTGCGGGTCTGGAATCCCACTCGCGAAACACGACCCCAGCAAGCCCAGGCCGGACAGGAGTCGATCTGGGGCGAGAAACCGGAAACACTTGACGAAACCCAGAAACAAAGCCGGGCCGAACAGGCGCGGGCCGGCCATGTCGACGCCCGCCGCGGCGCCGGTGAAAGACTGGCGACCCGGGCCGTGTGGAACAACCCGATCCTGTGGCGCGAAGTCTGCACCTGGGCTTATGGCCGCAAGGTGATGATCATTCGGGCCGCTTACCTGATCCTGTTCCTGATGGCGGCGGCCGGGTTGTACTTTGTCGTCACCACCCATTCTGGCGACCCAGGCGAGGGGCTGGCCGCCATCATTCCGCCTGCCGCCCGACCGCTGGCTCCGTTTTTCCTGTTGAGCCTGATGATCATCAACGCCCTGGCGGTGACCTCCATCACCAATGAGCGGGACGGACGTTCGCTGGACCTGCTGCTGGTCACGGATCTTTCCCCCAGCGAATTTGTGTTTGGCAAAATCGGCGGCGTGCTCTGGATCACTAAAGAAATGGTCCTCGCCCCGCTGGCGCTGAGCATCTATCTTTATATCAGCGGCGGCCTGACCGGCCAGAACCTGGCGTACCTGATCATCGGCATGCTGGTGATGGACCTGTTTGTCACCATGCTGGGCATCCACTGCGGCGGGATCTACGCCAACAGCCGCTCCGCAATCGGCGTGAGCCTGGGGACGTTGTTCTTTCTGTTCCTGGGCGTGATGACCTGCCTGCTGATCATGATCTCTTTCCGTGGCTCTTTTCAGACGCAGCTGGCCCCGTTCCTGGCGATCATCCTGGGCGGCGGGGTGGGTCTGTTCGTCTCCCTGGGGGCCCGCAATCCATCGTCGGCGATCGCCACGGCGTCGCTGCTTTTGCCGTTCGCCACGTTCTACGCCATTACGAGTTTCCTGCTGGGTCAGTATACTCCGATGTTTCTGGTGCTGGTGTTTGTCTACGGCTTCACCACGACGGCCCTGCTGATGCCCGCCCTGGGAGAATTCAACATGGCCATGGGCTGGTCGCGAACGGAACAGGACTAA
- a CDS encoding CNNM domain-containing protein, giving the protein MAPTGTKADGENAMEFMLELLPWLLAMLVLIFASAFFSSSEAALFSLRPRDRTAMGEGGRAQRAAIHLLEDPERLLSAVLFWNLATNMIYFAIASIVGIQIERSSGSTASASFAFGALLTIIFLSEMLPKSLAVLRPRRLATLLSLPLALTVRAADPLMPVLRLSMTLSQRLLWPRFAAETYLHVSDLERAIELSTSDAKLVEQERAMLRNIVALSSIRAEEWMRPRTQFLIFRPPVSLTDLNGKMTPSGYLLVSEHDTDEVASALNLREVSELPRNHLEHLASEVGYVPWCATVGDALDNMLKSDREVVAVVNEHGESIGILTFEDVLDSVFTYNPSRSKRLLDRNPIHPLSPDVWLVAGVTSLRRLSRLLEVELPESKSVTVAGVIQETLQRLIQDGDECHWGPFHFRVLEAPQRGHAVIEMHHRRGEVRE; this is encoded by the coding sequence ATGGCGCCCACAGGGACGAAGGCCGATGGCGAGAACGCGATGGAATTTATGCTGGAACTTCTTCCCTGGTTACTGGCGATGCTGGTGCTGATTTTTGCTTCGGCGTTTTTTTCGTCGAGCGAAGCAGCCCTGTTTTCCCTGCGCCCGCGCGATCGCACCGCAATGGGCGAAGGGGGCCGCGCGCAACGCGCCGCCATTCATCTGCTGGAAGATCCCGAACGCCTGCTCTCGGCGGTGCTGTTCTGGAACCTGGCGACCAATATGATCTACTTCGCCATCGCCTCGATCGTGGGTATCCAGATCGAGCGCAGCTCCGGCTCCACCGCGTCTGCTTCGTTCGCTTTCGGGGCCCTGCTGACGATCATCTTCCTCAGCGAAATGCTCCCCAAGAGCCTCGCCGTGCTGCGGCCGCGTCGCCTGGCCACGCTGCTGTCGCTGCCCCTGGCGCTGACGGTCAGGGCGGCCGACCCGCTGATGCCGGTCTTGCGACTTTCCATGACGCTGTCGCAGCGATTGCTTTGGCCCCGCTTTGCCGCGGAAACATATCTGCATGTATCGGACCTGGAACGGGCGATCGAACTGTCGACCAGCGACGCCAAACTGGTCGAGCAGGAACGGGCCATGCTCCGCAATATTGTCGCACTCTCTTCGATCAGGGCCGAAGAATGGATGCGCCCCCGCACGCAGTTTTTGATCTTTCGTCCGCCCGTTTCGCTGACCGATCTGAACGGCAAAATGACGCCCAGCGGCTACCTTTTGGTGTCAGAACATGACACCGACGAAGTGGCGTCCGCGCTCAACCTGCGGGAAGTTTCCGAACTGCCCAGAAACCACCTGGAGCACCTGGCCAGCGAGGTCGGCTACGTTCCCTGGTGCGCGACCGTGGGCGACGCCCTGGACAACATGCTAAAGAGCGACCGCGAGGTGGTGGCGGTAGTGAACGAACATGGCGAATCGATTGGCATTCTGACCTTTGAAGACGTCCTCGATTCCGTGTTCACCTACAACCCCAGCCGGAGCAAACGCCTGCTGGACCGGAATCCGATCCATCCGCTGTCGCCCGATGTCTGGCTGGTCGCCGGCGTGACCAGCCTGCGGCGACTGTCGCGTCTGCTGGAGGTGGAGCTGCCGGAAAGCAAATCGGTGACCGTCGCTGGCGTGATCCAGGAAACGCTCCAGCGGCTGATCCAGGACGGCGATGAATGCCACTGGGGGCCGTTCCACTTTCGCGTGCTTGAAGCGCCGCAGCGCGGCCATGCCGTGATTGAAATGCACCATCGGCGCGGGGAGGTCCGCGAATGA
- a CDS encoding CNNM domain-containing protein: MIWWYLAIFFLALALSAFFSGSETGFYRVTRVRLALDGLGGDRVARWLLQLTNHPALFVATTLIGNNLANYLSSLAIVLLARSLFVGEAYTVELVATLLLTPVVFVYGELLPKNLFYHAPNLLLRRSGPLFLFFVVLFSPVSALLWGLGRALQRLLGESPDHVRLALARQELERMLLEGEEAGILRASQQTLAQNLFNVAGEPVSKFSVPAARFPTVSLADAKKDVLRLARRQHLCELAVRGPKRKILGYLRVVDLYLDPAEEISLHHLHQLPVLSHDDTAGSALMQLQSQRESLARIEDSDQKLVGFVSVKQLTAALFEG; the protein is encoded by the coding sequence ATGATCTGGTGGTACCTGGCGATCTTTTTCCTGGCCCTGGCCCTGTCCGCGTTTTTCAGCGGCAGTGAGACTGGCTTCTACCGCGTGACTCGGGTGCGTCTGGCCCTCGACGGCCTGGGCGGCGATCGGGTCGCCCGCTGGCTGCTGCAGCTGACGAACCACCCGGCCCTGTTTGTCGCCACCACGCTCATCGGCAACAACCTGGCGAACTACCTTTCTTCGCTGGCGATTGTGCTGCTGGCCCGATCGCTGTTTGTCGGCGAGGCGTACACCGTGGAACTGGTCGCCACGCTGTTGCTGACGCCGGTCGTTTTTGTGTACGGGGAACTGCTGCCGAAGAACCTTTTCTATCATGCGCCCAACCTGCTGCTGCGGCGGAGCGGGCCGTTGTTCCTGTTCTTTGTGGTGCTGTTCTCTCCCGTTTCGGCGCTGCTCTGGGGACTGGGGCGAGCCCTGCAGCGATTGCTGGGCGAGTCGCCCGACCATGTCCGCCTGGCGCTGGCCCGGCAGGAACTGGAACGGATGCTGCTCGAAGGGGAAGAAGCCGGTATTCTCAGGGCGTCGCAACAAACGCTGGCCCAGAACCTGTTCAATGTGGCCGGCGAGCCCGTCAGCAAATTCAGCGTTCCTGCCGCCCGCTTCCCCACGGTCAGCCTGGCCGACGCCAAGAAAGACGTCCTGCGACTGGCCCGGCGACAGCATCTGTGCGAACTGGCGGTGCGGGGTCCCAAGCGGAAGATCCTTGGCTACCTGAGGGTGGTCGATCTGTACCTGGATCCGGCGGAAGAAATCTCGCTGCACCATCTGCATCAACTGCCCGTCCTCAGCCATGACGACACCGCCGGCTCCGCGCTCATGCAGCTGCAGAGTCAGCGGGAATCCCTGGCCCGGATCGAAGACAGCGACCAAAAACTGGTAGGCTTCGTCAGCGTCAAACAGCTCACGGCGGCCCTGTTTGAAGGCTAA
- a CDS encoding glycosyltransferase family 4 protein — translation MRTRILQIYSHRNGFTPSGVMCDSIARQDDRRWTQQAIIATTRNEPHPRVGRLENAEIHPVVFGATPIDFSLPTIYPQAPYPATRFELLGPSEVRAYRTAWTRRIEAVVAQFQPDLIYSHHAWLVSSFIKQAAPRVPLIIHCHGDELELLQADNALAEEVRQGCAQAERFIASAPRGGALLTTALGVSPQQVHALRPTPTDDFYPPDRSSSDSAGSSRPGLLAAAPDRSRLLFRGKLSVASGLPWLLDIVDRLRVGRPGLQLHVVGVGVGREAATLEEHMRELSDCVCWSERLDNRQLADAFRDATHYVSPGFFAGVPQGILEAAASGCRIVCSELPGETFAQAPRLAELVQSFPLPRMAAGDRPAIEELPVHLQRLHNALDKSLSEPPMVEAATFAALFRWPTVLADIETVWTRALQT, via the coding sequence ATGAGGACACGCATCTTACAAATCTATAGCCATCGGAACGGCTTCACTCCCAGCGGCGTGATGTGCGACAGCATTGCGCGGCAGGACGATCGTCGCTGGACCCAGCAGGCGATCATCGCGACGACCCGGAACGAGCCGCACCCCCGTGTCGGCCGGCTGGAAAACGCCGAGATCCATCCGGTGGTGTTCGGCGCGACGCCGATCGATTTTTCCCTGCCGACGATCTATCCGCAGGCCCCGTATCCGGCCACCCGGTTTGAGCTGCTGGGACCATCGGAAGTCAGGGCGTACCGCACGGCCTGGACTCGGCGGATCGAAGCGGTCGTCGCCCAGTTCCAGCCCGACCTGATCTACAGTCACCATGCCTGGCTGGTGAGCTCCTTCATCAAGCAGGCGGCCCCGCGCGTGCCGCTGATCATTCATTGCCACGGCGACGAGCTGGAACTCCTGCAGGCCGATAACGCCCTGGCGGAAGAAGTTCGGCAAGGCTGTGCGCAAGCCGAGCGGTTTATCGCGAGTGCTCCGCGCGGGGGCGCCCTGCTGACAACGGCGCTAGGCGTTTCGCCGCAGCAGGTGCATGCCCTGCGTCCCACGCCCACCGATGATTTTTATCCGCCCGACCGTTCCTCCAGCGACAGCGCTGGCTCCAGCCGTCCGGGTTTGCTGGCTGCGGCGCCGGATCGCTCGCGGTTGCTGTTTCGTGGCAAGCTGAGCGTGGCATCGGGCTTGCCCTGGCTGCTGGATATTGTCGATCGGCTGCGGGTCGGCCGGCCGGGTCTGCAGTTGCATGTGGTGGGGGTCGGTGTCGGTCGGGAAGCCGCCACCCTGGAAGAACACATGCGGGAGCTGTCGGACTGCGTCTGCTGGAGCGAGCGGCTGGACAACCGGCAACTGGCCGATGCATTCCGCGACGCGACCCACTATGTATCGCCAGGCTTCTTCGCCGGCGTGCCGCAGGGAATTCTGGAAGCGGCCGCCAGCGGTTGCCGGATCGTTTGTTCGGAGTTGCCGGGCGAGACGTTCGCGCAGGCGCCGCGGCTGGCGGAGCTGGTGCAGTCGTTCCCGTTGCCGCGGATGGCGGCGGGCGACCGGCCGGCGATCGAAGAGCTGCCGGTGCACCTGCAGCGTCTGCACAATGCGCTGGACAAGTCGCTCAGCGAACCGCCGATGGTGGAAGCGGCGACGTTCGCCGCCCTGTTCCGCTGGCCGACCGTTCTCGCCGACATCGAAACCGTCTGGACTCGCGCCCTGCAAACGTAA
- a CDS encoding efflux RND transporter permease subunit, translating into MAPLLLRYRWPILCAVTVLALLAAAGIPRLRFDFSPQSLFQGNDPEAEFAKAFNAQFEQEDAAFLIVMEALGPTDVLDRRLLTWQLQLASELNAMPELGRIDAISLIAAPRYGMSALFTGRTVEPAPVLREFPVTAVDEARMREFLALTPLAHAALVSDDLTAAQLTAFLLPEAGDFDTMAEMTARLEKLLAENPPPDGYRVSLSGLPAVRVDIVRNLKRDQALLTPLVAVVFTLLLFAIFRRVAFAVLPMAAVGVGLAWTMGLYGYTGQSFNIISNVLPVLLLVIGVSNCVHIVSRYGMEAVLAHGDREQAAEQTIRHTAAACLLAAGTTAIGFLSLVGGASAVLSAFGVQAAIGLLLLYLSAMLVLAPALAWVRPPGERQAERQAKRGQTDSLGDAAIEAIGYAASRHPYVALLLCGLLVAGSCWSARNLQVDTFVVETYDEDQPTLKLMRLVEEKLVGLSPMQISLTTDDPEAFFRNDTWRRLLQFEDRARAMPGVTLVRSYVDLGEAVYAGSRSEGPFPPATAAGEEALTKRIAWSRSLLPDLAETLHLSAFLTADQRSARVLLRLRDIGAQQTLLLAEKLQADLQKTFPPDGPIRYRITGEAYVKSLLLYRLIRNLLASLAAASVIIFFVIGLLFRSARVGLIAVLPNLTPLVATLGYMGLRDYPLNVSNVIVFSISLGIAVDDTIHFLARFREEIQAGHSRSEAIRLALHGSGRAIVLTSILIIAGISVLLLSEFLPTRRFAELVSITMLAALFGDLLLLPACLSLFWKDPPTDPAADNAPTDEHAKSPDQTD; encoded by the coding sequence ATGGCCCCTCTGTTGCTGCGTTACCGCTGGCCGATCCTGTGCGCGGTCACGGTGCTGGCGCTGCTGGCCGCGGCCGGCATTCCCCGGTTGCGGTTCGACTTTTCGCCCCAGTCGTTGTTCCAGGGGAACGACCCGGAGGCCGAATTCGCCAAGGCGTTTAACGCCCAGTTTGAGCAGGAAGACGCCGCCTTTTTGATCGTCATGGAAGCGCTGGGCCCGACCGACGTGCTGGATCGCCGGCTGCTCACCTGGCAACTGCAGCTCGCGAGCGAACTGAACGCCATGCCCGAGCTGGGCCGGATCGACGCCATCAGTCTGATCGCGGCGCCCCGGTACGGCATGAGCGCTCTGTTCACCGGACGAACGGTCGAACCGGCGCCCGTGCTGCGGGAATTCCCCGTCACCGCCGTTGATGAAGCCCGCATGCGCGAGTTCCTGGCGCTGACGCCGCTGGCCCATGCGGCGCTGGTCAGCGACGACCTGACCGCCGCGCAATTGACGGCCTTTTTGTTGCCCGAGGCCGGCGATTTCGACACCATGGCGGAGATGACGGCGCGGCTGGAAAAGCTGCTGGCGGAGAACCCGCCGCCGGACGGTTATCGCGTGTCCCTCAGCGGGCTGCCGGCGGTGCGCGTCGATATTGTGCGGAACCTGAAACGGGATCAGGCCCTGCTGACCCCTTTGGTGGCGGTCGTGTTTACGCTGCTGCTGTTCGCCATCTTCCGCCGGGTCGCGTTCGCCGTGTTGCCGATGGCGGCGGTCGGCGTCGGCCTGGCCTGGACGATGGGGCTGTATGGCTATACGGGCCAGTCGTTCAACATTATCAGCAATGTGCTGCCGGTGCTGCTGCTGGTGATTGGCGTTTCCAACTGCGTACACATCGTCAGTCGTTATGGCATGGAGGCAGTCCTGGCCCACGGCGATCGGGAACAGGCGGCCGAACAGACGATCCGTCACACAGCGGCTGCCTGTCTGCTGGCGGCTGGCACCACGGCGATCGGTTTTCTCAGTCTGGTCGGCGGCGCCTCGGCCGTCCTGTCGGCGTTTGGCGTCCAGGCGGCGATCGGACTGCTGCTCCTGTATCTGAGCGCGATGCTGGTGCTGGCCCCAGCCCTGGCCTGGGTTCGTCCGCCGGGCGAACGCCAGGCCGAGCGTCAGGCAAAACGCGGGCAGACCGACTCACTGGGCGACGCGGCGATTGAAGCGATCGGCTATGCGGCGTCGCGACATCCTTATGTAGCGCTGCTTCTCTGCGGCCTGCTGGTGGCTGGATCCTGCTGGTCCGCCCGGAACCTGCAGGTGGATACGTTTGTGGTCGAAACGTACGACGAAGACCAGCCGACCCTGAAGCTGATGCGGCTGGTGGAGGAGAAACTGGTCGGCCTCAGCCCGATGCAGATCAGCCTGACGACCGACGACCCGGAAGCCTTTTTCCGCAACGATACCTGGCGCCGGTTGCTGCAGTTTGAAGACCGCGCCCGGGCGATGCCGGGCGTCACACTGGTGCGGTCCTATGTCGATCTGGGCGAGGCTGTCTACGCGGGCAGTCGGAGCGAAGGCCCGTTCCCGCCGGCAACGGCCGCCGGCGAGGAGGCTCTCACCAAACGGATCGCCTGGTCACGTTCGCTGTTGCCCGACCTGGCCGAGACGCTGCACCTTTCCGCCTTCCTTACCGCCGACCAGCGTTCGGCCCGCGTGCTGCTGCGACTGCGGGATATCGGCGCCCAGCAGACGCTGCTGCTGGCGGAAAAGCTGCAGGCCGACCTGCAGAAGACGTTCCCGCCCGACGGCCCCATCCGCTACCGGATCACCGGGGAAGCGTATGTCAAATCGCTGCTGCTGTACCGCCTGATCCGGAACCTGCTGGCTTCGCTGGCGGCCGCTTCGGTGATCATCTTTTTTGTGATCGGCTTGCTGTTCCGCTCGGCGCGGGTCGGCCTGATCGCCGTGCTGCCCAACCTGACGCCATTGGTCGCCACGCTCGGTTATATGGGGCTGCGGGACTATCCGCTGAACGTGAGCAATGTGATCGTCTTCTCCATCAGCCTGGGCATTGCGGTCGACGACACGATCCACTTTCTGGCCCGGTTCCGCGAAGAGATCCAGGCCGGCCATTCCCGTTCCGAGGCGATCCGCCTGGCGCTACACGGTTCGGGCAGGGCGATCGTCCTGACAAGCATCCTGATCATCGCCGGCATCTCTGTCTTGCTGCTCTCGGAATTTCTGCCCACCCGGCGGTTCGCCGAACTCGTCTCCATCACCATGCTGGCCGCCCTGTTCGGCGATCTGCTGCTGCTCCCCGCCTGCCTGTCGTTATTCTGGAAAGACCCCCCTACCGATCCCGCAGCCGATAACGCCCCTACGGATGAGCATGCAAAAAGCCCCGATCAGACGGACTGA
- a CDS encoding HAD-IIB family hydrolase, with amino-acid sequence MPLESTAGDGAAEPADAADPRLLIVSDVDGTMLGDDEGLARFVAWWEPLRDVVLLAYNSGRFVESLQESVRDTGLPEPHAFIGGVGTQIELTASAGEPQRLLDWPVRSTKWQAQRVQAAAASFQQLELQPSHLQSEFKISYFGYDLSPTVLQQIEQSLQAAGLQAAVVYSSQRDLDILPAGVHKGTAAGRLAREFRISPERVIVCGDTGNDLAMFQEGYHGVVVGNAHAELKQLDSRRVYQAGSHCAAGVLEGVRHWREQWSGRPAKG; translated from the coding sequence ATGCCCTTGGAATCGACCGCTGGCGATGGCGCCGCGGAACCTGCAGACGCCGCCGACCCGCGGCTGCTGATCGTCAGCGATGTCGACGGCACCATGCTGGGCGATGACGAGGGCCTGGCCCGCTTCGTCGCCTGGTGGGAGCCGCTGCGCGACGTCGTTTTGCTGGCGTATAACTCCGGGCGATTCGTGGAATCGCTTCAGGAATCCGTGCGCGACACGGGCCTGCCGGAGCCTCACGCTTTTATCGGCGGTGTCGGCACCCAGATTGAGTTGACCGCATCTGCCGGCGAGCCGCAGCGGCTGCTCGACTGGCCCGTTCGTTCCACGAAATGGCAGGCGCAGCGTGTCCAAGCGGCGGCGGCTTCTTTCCAGCAACTCGAACTGCAGCCTTCGCACCTGCAGTCGGAATTCAAGATCAGCTATTTCGGCTACGATCTATCGCCGACCGTGCTGCAGCAGATCGAGCAGTCCCTCCAGGCGGCCGGGCTGCAGGCGGCCGTCGTGTACAGCTCCCAGCGTGACCTGGATATCCTGCCCGCCGGCGTCCACAAAGGAACCGCGGCCGGACGCCTGGCCCGTGAGTTCCGGATTTCGCCCGAGCGAGTGATCGTCTGCGGCGACACAGGGAACGATCTGGCGATGTTCCAGGAAGGCTACCACGGCGTCGTCGTCGGCAACGCCCACGCCGAGCTGAAACAGCTGGATAGCCGCCGCGTCTACCAGGCCGGCAGCCACTGCGCCGCTGGCGTACTCGAAGGCGTCCGCCACTGGCGCGAACAGTGGAGCGGTCGCCCGGCGAAAGGATAG
- a CDS encoding glycosyltransferase has translation MMSPKTRSRIMMISTHGYVSPEPEFGKPDTGGQVVFVLELSKCLARMGYEVDILTRQFESQEAEEIVNDRVRVLRFPCGGDDFIPKETLCESIPEWVANASDYIEENGLKYSFINSHYWDAGLAGQALANTMEIPHLHTPHSIGAWKRDNMDGEAAALEKKYNFNERIREEKVIYDECDWVIATTPTQRDILKESAYDTPASKILVIPPGYDDRRFFPVSVATRSALKNELGLEGKIVLALGRIANNKGYDLLIRSMPPVFQRVKDARLLLAIGSTDPSDSEVEQVAGFRKLAEELGIADRVIFGDYIPDDQLADYYRAADVFALSSRYEPFGMTAVEAMACGTPTVITTEGGLWEQVTWGLESLYANPFDPEAFGHAIASVLSHREVSSQLAKYGSQKARARFTWTGIAQQILKHLHSQADTPAPDRPAEENLAEAFEVEAI, from the coding sequence ATGATGTCCCCGAAAACACGTTCCAGAATCATGATGATCTCGACCCACGGCTATGTGTCGCCCGAACCCGAGTTCGGCAAACCCGACACGGGCGGCCAGGTGGTGTTCGTCCTTGAACTGTCAAAGTGTTTGGCTCGCATGGGTTACGAGGTCGACATCCTGACGCGGCAATTCGAGTCGCAAGAGGCCGAAGAGATTGTGAATGATCGGGTCCGCGTGTTGAGGTTCCCGTGCGGCGGCGACGATTTTATCCCGAAAGAAACCCTGTGCGAGTCGATTCCCGAATGGGTGGCGAACGCGTCGGACTACATCGAAGAGAACGGCCTGAAATACAGCTTCATCAACAGCCATTACTGGGACGCTGGACTCGCCGGTCAGGCTCTCGCCAACACGATGGAGATTCCCCATCTGCACACGCCGCACTCAATTGGCGCCTGGAAACGCGACAATATGGATGGCGAAGCGGCCGCTCTGGAAAAAAAATACAATTTCAACGAACGCATCCGCGAAGAGAAGGTCATCTACGACGAATGCGACTGGGTCATTGCGACCACCCCGACGCAGCGTGACATCCTGAAAGAGAGCGCGTACGACACGCCGGCTTCGAAAATTCTGGTGATTCCGCCGGGGTACGATGATCGCCGCTTCTTCCCCGTTTCCGTCGCCACCCGCTCCGCCCTGAAGAACGAGCTGGGACTGGAAGGGAAAATCGTGCTGGCGCTGGGACGCATCGCCAATAACAAAGGTTACGATCTGCTGATCCGCTCCATGCCGCCCGTCTTTCAGAGAGTGAAAGACGCCCGCCTGTTGCTGGCGATCGGTTCGACCGACCCCAGCGATTCGGAAGTGGAGCAGGTCGCTGGCTTCCGCAAACTGGCGGAAGAACTGGGCATCGCTGATCGGGTGATTTTCGGCGACTACATTCCCGATGATCAGCTGGCCGACTACTATCGGGCCGCCGATGTGTTTGCTTTGAGCAGCCGCTACGAACCGTTCGGCATGACGGCGGTTGAAGCGATGGCCTGCGGCACGCCGACCGTGATCACCACCGAAGGCGGCCTGTGGGAACAGGTGACCTGGGGTCTGGAATCCTTGTATGCCAATCCGTTTGACCCGGAAGCGTTCGGTCATGCGATCGCCTCGGTCCTGTCGCATCGCGAAGTCTCCAGCCAGCTGGCGAAGTACGGTTCCCAGAAGGCCCGCGCCCGCTTTACCTGGACCGGCATTGCCCAGCAGATCCTGAAACACCTGCACTCGCAGGCCGACACGCCGGCCCCTGATCGCCCGGCGGAAGAAAATCTGGCCGAAGCGTTTGAAGTGGAAGCGATCTGA